A window of the Yersinia rochesterensis genome harbors these coding sequences:
- the glpK gene encoding glycerol kinase GlpK — MTTENTTQKKYIVALDQGTTSSRAVVLDHDANIVSVSQREFTQIYPKAGWVEHDPMEIWATQSSTLVEVLAKAGISSDEIAGIGITNQRETTIVWDKATGKPVYNAIVWQCRRTAEICEKLKKEGLEEYIRHNTGLVVDPYFSGTKVKWILDNVEGARDRAERGELLFGTVDTWLVWNMTQGRVHVTDYTNASRTMMFNIRTKEWDERMLKALNIPRAMLPEVRPSSEIYGQTNIGGKGGTRIPIAGIAGDQQAALFGQLCVQPGMAKNTYGTGCFLLMNTGTEAVQSNHGLLTTIACGPRGEVNYALEGAVFIGGASIQWLRDELKLISDATDSEYFATKVKDSNGVYVVPAFTGLGAPYWDPYARGAIFGLTRGVNSNHIIRATLESIAYQTRDVLDAMQADSGERLKSLRVDGGAVANNFLMQFQADILGTRVERPAVRESTALGAAFLAGLATGFWNDLDEVKSKATIEREFRPGIETTERDFRYKGWKKAVARAQAWEDHEE; from the coding sequence ATGACAACTGAAAATACTACTCAAAAGAAATACATTGTCGCGCTTGATCAAGGAACCACCAGTTCCAGAGCAGTGGTGTTAGACCACGATGCTAATATCGTGAGTGTTTCTCAGCGTGAATTTACCCAAATCTACCCGAAAGCGGGTTGGGTTGAGCATGACCCAATGGAAATCTGGGCCACGCAAAGCTCCACATTGGTCGAAGTGCTGGCCAAAGCCGGCATCAGTTCTGACGAAATTGCCGGTATCGGTATTACCAACCAACGTGAAACCACCATTGTTTGGGACAAAGCGACCGGTAAGCCGGTGTATAACGCCATTGTTTGGCAATGCCGCCGTACCGCTGAAATCTGCGAGAAACTGAAAAAAGAAGGTCTGGAAGAGTACATCCGCCACAACACTGGGCTGGTGGTTGACCCTTACTTCTCCGGCACCAAAGTGAAATGGATCCTTGATAACGTAGAAGGCGCTCGTGACCGCGCTGAGCGCGGCGAATTGCTGTTTGGTACCGTAGACACTTGGCTGGTGTGGAACATGACACAGGGCCGTGTACACGTAACGGATTACACCAACGCATCACGCACTATGATGTTTAATATTCGCACCAAAGAGTGGGACGAACGCATGCTGAAAGCGCTGAATATCCCGCGCGCCATGCTGCCAGAAGTTCGCCCATCCTCAGAAATTTACGGCCAGACCAACATTGGTGGTAAAGGCGGGACGCGTATTCCTATCGCCGGTATCGCCGGTGACCAACAAGCCGCACTGTTCGGCCAGCTTTGTGTACAACCGGGCATGGCAAAAAATACTTACGGAACAGGCTGCTTCCTGCTGATGAACACCGGCACAGAAGCCGTTCAATCCAATCATGGACTACTGACCACAATTGCCTGCGGCCCACGCGGCGAAGTTAACTATGCGCTGGAAGGCGCGGTATTTATTGGCGGCGCATCCATCCAATGGCTGCGTGATGAGCTGAAACTGATCAGCGATGCCACCGACTCCGAGTATTTCGCCACCAAAGTGAAAGACAGCAACGGTGTATATGTGGTGCCTGCTTTCACTGGGTTAGGTGCTCCTTATTGGGACCCGTATGCCCGTGGTGCGATCTTCGGCCTGACCCGTGGTGTTAACAGCAACCACATCATCCGCGCAACCCTCGAGTCCATTGCTTATCAAACTCGCGATGTACTGGATGCGATGCAAGCTGATTCTGGTGAACGCCTGAAGTCATTGCGTGTTGATGGCGGTGCAGTCGCAAACAACTTCCTGATGCAATTCCAAGCCGACATTCTGGGCACACGTGTTGAGCGCCCGGCAGTGCGTGAAAGCACAGCACTGGGTGCCGCATTCCTCGCGGGTCTGGCGACGGGCTTCTGGAATGATTTGGATGAAGTTAAGAGTAAAGCCACCATTGAGCGCGAATTCCGTCCAGGAATCGAAACCACCGAGCGCGATTTCCGCTATAAAGGCTGGAAGAAAGCAGTGGCCCGTGCTCAAGCTTGGGAAGATCACGAAGAATAA
- a CDS encoding MIP/aquaporin family protein yields the protein MSQTASSTLKGQCIAEFLGTALLIFFGVGCVAALKLAGASFGQWEISIIWGLGVAMAIYLTAAISGAHLNPAVTIALWLFACFDRSKVIPYILAQIAGAFCAAALVFGLYYNLFIDFEQTHQIARGSVESLNLAGIFSTYPNPHISVFQAFLVEMVITAILMCLILALTDDGNGIPRGPLAPLLIGILIAVIGGSMGPLTGFALNPARDFGPKLFAYFAGWGEIAFTGGRDIPYFLVPILGPIVGALVGAFGYRALIGRHLPCDVCAIEDEETTVTTTERKA from the coding sequence ATGAGCCAAACCGCTAGTTCGACCTTGAAGGGCCAATGTATCGCTGAGTTTCTCGGTACTGCTCTACTTATCTTTTTTGGTGTGGGCTGTGTCGCTGCATTAAAATTGGCAGGTGCCAGTTTTGGGCAGTGGGAAATTAGTATCATTTGGGGCCTGGGCGTTGCTATGGCCATTTATCTCACAGCAGCAATTTCAGGTGCTCATCTTAATCCAGCAGTGACTATTGCCTTATGGCTATTTGCCTGCTTTGATCGCAGTAAAGTTATTCCCTACATTTTGGCACAGATTGCCGGTGCATTTTGTGCTGCGGCCTTAGTGTTCGGCCTCTACTACAACCTATTCATCGATTTTGAACAGACTCATCAAATAGCACGCGGCAGTGTTGAAAGTCTGAATCTGGCTGGTATTTTCTCTACTTATCCAAATCCACATATTTCTGTTTTCCAAGCTTTCTTGGTTGAAATGGTCATTACCGCTATTTTGATGTGTCTTATCCTGGCATTGACTGACGATGGTAACGGTATTCCACGCGGCCCACTGGCACCGCTGCTGATTGGTATTTTGATTGCCGTTATCGGCGGCTCAATGGGGCCACTGACTGGGTTCGCATTAAACCCGGCACGTGACTTTGGTCCAAAACTATTTGCTTATTTTGCAGGTTGGGGCGAAATCGCCTTCACTGGCGGGCGTGATATTCCTTACTTCTTAGTCCCTATCTTAGGGCCAATCGTCGGCGCATTAGTGGGTGCATTCGGTTATCGTGCTCTGATTGGTCGCCATTTGCCATGCGACGTGTGTGCCATTGAAGATGAAGAAACCACGGTTACGACCACAGAACGCAAAGCGTAA
- the zapB gene encoding septal ring assembly protein ZapB produces the protein MSFEVFEKLEVKVQQAIDTITLLQMEIEELKEKNNTLSQEVQEAAGGREALVRENEQLKQEQHVWQDRLRALLGKMEEV, from the coding sequence ATGTCATTTGAAGTATTTGAGAAATTGGAAGTTAAAGTTCAGCAGGCGATTGATACCATCACTCTGTTACAGATGGAAATTGAAGAGCTGAAAGAGAAGAATAACACCTTGTCCCAAGAAGTTCAGGAAGCGGCAGGTGGCCGTGAAGCGCTAGTGCGCGAAAATGAGCAATTGAAACAAGAACAGCATGTTTGGCAGGATCGTCTGCGTGCTCTGTTGGGAAAGATGGAAGAAGTCTGA
- the rraA gene encoding ribonuclease E activity regulator RraA, which yields MKYDTSELCDIYHEEVNVVEPLFSNFGGRTSFGGKITTVKCFEDNGLLFDLLEENGLGRVLVVDGGGSVRRALINAELADLALKNEWEGIVVYGAVRQVDELAELDIGIQAMAAIPVGAADEGIGESDIRVNFGGVTFFSGDHLYADNTGIILSEEPLDIE from the coding sequence ATGAAATATGATACTTCCGAACTCTGTGACATCTATCATGAAGAGGTCAATGTGGTAGAACCTCTGTTCTCCAATTTTGGCGGGCGCACTTCATTTGGTGGCAAGATTACTACTGTAAAATGTTTCGAAGATAACGGCTTGTTGTTTGACCTGCTCGAAGAAAATGGTCTTGGCCGTGTTTTAGTCGTCGATGGCGGTGGCTCAGTGCGCCGGGCATTAATCAATGCTGAACTAGCTGATCTGGCTTTGAAAAATGAGTGGGAAGGCATTGTTGTTTACGGCGCTGTCCGTCAGGTTGATGAACTAGCCGAATTGGATATTGGTATCCAGGCGATGGCCGCTATTCCGGTCGGTGCCGCAGATGAGGGTATTGGTGAGAGTGATATCCGCGTTAACTTTGGCGGTGTCACATTCTTCTCCGGTGACCATTTGTACGCAGACAACACCGGGATAATCTTGTCAGAAGAACCTTTGGATATTGAATAA
- a CDS encoding 1,4-dihydroxy-2-naphthoate polyprenyltransferase — translation MSLSPNTRLTSTSQTQAWLESLRPRTLPLAFASIVTGSALAVWLDSFKPAVALLALLTAGLLQILSNLANDYGDAIKGSDTEERIGPLRGMQKGMITRQQMKVALIITVSMTVISGIALIAVACEKPSDILGFLLLGLMAIVAAITYTVGSKPYGYMGLGDISVLVFFGWLSVAGTYYLQAGHFDSIVMLPATACGLLATAVLNINNLRDIENDKTNGKNTLAVRLGPVVARYYHALLIAAAIFCLALFNILYLHNWAGWLFILAVPLLAKHALFVLREPTAAGMRPMLEHMVKAALLTNILFAIGLVLS, via the coding sequence ATGAGCCTATCACCTAATACCCGCTTAACTAGCACCAGCCAGACCCAGGCTTGGCTGGAAAGCCTGCGGCCAAGAACACTGCCCCTGGCCTTTGCCTCTATCGTTACCGGTTCAGCACTGGCTGTCTGGCTCGATAGTTTTAAACCCGCCGTCGCCTTGCTCGCCTTATTAACCGCCGGCCTGTTGCAAATTTTGTCCAATCTCGCCAATGATTACGGCGATGCTATCAAGGGCAGTGATACCGAAGAACGTATCGGGCCATTGCGCGGCATGCAAAAAGGGATGATTACTCGTCAGCAAATGAAAGTCGCGCTTATCATCACTGTTAGTATGACTGTTATTTCAGGTATCGCGCTCATTGCCGTGGCCTGCGAAAAACCCAGCGACATTTTAGGCTTTTTACTGCTTGGGCTGATGGCCATTGTGGCCGCAATCACCTACACCGTGGGTAGTAAACCCTATGGTTATATGGGCTTAGGTGATATTTCAGTATTGGTTTTCTTCGGCTGGCTGAGTGTCGCCGGGACTTACTATCTTCAAGCCGGGCACTTTGACAGTATCGTCATGCTACCCGCCACTGCCTGTGGTTTACTGGCGACAGCCGTTTTAAATATTAATAATTTGCGTGATATCGAAAATGACAAAACCAATGGCAAAAACACACTGGCAGTGCGTTTAGGCCCGGTGGTCGCACGTTATTATCATGCCCTGCTGATCGCCGCCGCCATCTTCTGCCTGGCATTATTCAATATTCTGTATCTGCATAACTGGGCGGGTTGGCTCTTTATTTTGGCGGTTCCCTTACTGGCCAAACACGCGCTATTTGTGCTGCGTGAACCCACCGCCGCGGGGATGCGCCCCATGCTCGAGCATATGGTCAAAGCCGCGTTGTTGACCAATATTCTGTTTGCTATCGGCCTGGTGCTCAGTTAA
- the hslU gene encoding HslU--HslV peptidase ATPase subunit — translation MSEMTPREIVSELDSYIIGQDKAKRAVAIALRNRWRRMQLNEELRHEVTPKNILMIGPTGVGKTEIARRLAKLANAPFIKVEATKFTEVGYVGKEVDSIIRDLTDAAVKMVRHQSIEKMRYRAEELAEERILDVLIPPAKNNWGQQDETQEPSATRQAFRKKLREGQLDDKEIEIDLAASPVGVEIMAPPGMEEMTNQLQSMFQNIAGQKQKPRKIKIKEAFKLLIEEEGAKLVNPEELKQQAIDAVEQHGIVFIDEIDKICKRGQTSGPDVSREGVQRDLLPLVEGCTVSTKHGMVKTDHILFIASGAFQVSSPSDLIPELQGRLPIRVELQALTTDDFERILTEPSASLTEQYKALMATEGVTVEFTREGIRKIAEAAWQVNERTENIGARRLHTVLERLMEDISYDASESNGQSITIDAAYVGKHLDELVADEDLSRFIL, via the coding sequence ATGTCTGAAATGACCCCACGCGAGATTGTCAGCGAACTTGATAGCTATATTATCGGCCAGGATAAAGCTAAACGTGCAGTGGCCATTGCCCTGCGTAACCGCTGGCGTCGGATGCAGCTTAACGAAGAGCTGCGCCACGAAGTTACTCCTAAAAATATTCTGATGATCGGCCCGACCGGCGTGGGTAAAACAGAAATTGCCCGCCGCCTGGCAAAACTAGCCAATGCGCCGTTTATCAAAGTAGAAGCCACCAAGTTCACCGAAGTTGGCTATGTGGGTAAAGAAGTTGATTCTATTATCCGCGATCTAACCGATGCAGCGGTGAAAATGGTTCGTCATCAATCCATTGAAAAAATGCGTTATCGGGCGGAAGAATTGGCCGAAGAACGTATTCTGGATGTGCTGATCCCACCAGCCAAAAATAACTGGGGCCAACAGGATGAAACTCAAGAGCCATCCGCGACCCGCCAGGCTTTCCGCAAAAAACTGCGCGAAGGTCAACTGGATGACAAAGAGATTGAAATTGATCTGGCTGCATCACCAGTAGGTGTTGAAATCATGGCTCCTCCGGGCATGGAAGAGATGACTAACCAACTGCAATCGATGTTCCAGAACATTGCTGGCCAGAAACAAAAACCGCGCAAAATCAAAATCAAAGAAGCATTTAAACTGCTGATTGAGGAAGAAGGCGCGAAGTTAGTCAATCCAGAAGAGCTGAAGCAACAGGCGATTGATGCGGTTGAACAACACGGCATCGTGTTCATCGACGAAATCGATAAAATCTGTAAACGCGGCCAGACTTCAGGCCCGGATGTGTCCCGTGAAGGGGTACAACGTGACTTGCTGCCATTGGTTGAGGGCTGCACCGTATCAACCAAACACGGCATGGTGAAAACAGACCATATTCTGTTTATTGCCTCCGGCGCATTCCAGGTCTCCAGCCCGTCAGATCTTATCCCGGAATTGCAAGGTCGCTTGCCAATCCGTGTAGAATTACAGGCGCTGACCACCGATGATTTCGAGCGCATCCTGACTGAACCGAGTGCTTCGCTGACTGAGCAATATAAAGCTCTGATGGCTACTGAAGGGGTGACTGTTGAGTTTACCCGTGAAGGTATCCGTAAAATCGCTGAAGCGGCATGGCAGGTTAACGAGCGCACCGAGAATATCGGCGCACGCCGCTTGCATACTGTGCTGGAACGTCTGATGGAAGATATCTCTTATGACGCAAGCGAAAGTAATGGTCAATCCATCACTATTGACGCGGCATATGTGGGTAAACATCTGGATGAGCTGGTAGCGGATGAAGATTTGAGTCGTTTTATCCTATAA
- the hslV gene encoding ATP-dependent protease subunit HslV — MTTIVSVRRNGHVVIGGDGQVTLGNTVMKGNAKKVRRLYNNKVIAGFAGGTADAFTLFELFERKLEMHQGHLTKAAVELAKDWRTDRMLRKLEALLAVADETASLIITGNGDVVQPEDDLIAIGSGGPYAQSAARALLENTELGARDIVEKSLSIAGDICIYTNRFQTIEELTYETLSTHKA; from the coding sequence GTGACAACAATTGTAAGTGTACGCCGTAATGGTCATGTAGTTATCGGTGGTGATGGCCAGGTCACTCTGGGCAATACCGTAATGAAAGGCAACGCCAAGAAAGTACGCCGCCTTTATAACAATAAAGTCATTGCTGGTTTTGCTGGCGGTACTGCCGATGCCTTTACGCTATTTGAGCTATTTGAACGCAAACTGGAGATGCACCAGGGCCACCTGACTAAAGCAGCGGTTGAGTTAGCCAAAGATTGGCGCACTGACCGCATGTTACGCAAACTCGAAGCACTTTTGGCTGTTGCTGATGAAACCGCATCACTCATCATCACCGGTAATGGCGATGTGGTTCAGCCTGAAGATGACCTGATTGCTATTGGTTCCGGTGGGCCTTATGCCCAGTCTGCCGCGCGCGCGCTGCTAGAAAATACTGAATTGGGTGCGCGGGATATCGTGGAAAAATCACTGAGCATTGCGGGGGATATTTGTATCTACACCAACCGCTTCCAAACCATTGAAGAATTAACGTACGAAACGTTATCAACACATAAAGCGTAA
- the ftsN gene encoding cell division protein FtsN has product MAQRDYVSRGRSGARRKSTSRKKRSAPAVSKTVMALAVALLVVFVGGLYFITHNKPGELPLLPSHDPRTGNGLPPKPEERWRYIKELENRQIGVPTPTEPSAGGEVNSKTQLTNEQRQLLEQMQADMRQQPTQLSEVPYNEGMQVPRSAVTIKPPVTNIQQQPLTPPRQTVAPVPAPQTQVPPQVTTPPRTQQPVTPVAPAVTPPKPEKEKEKAQRWMVQCGSFKAADQAESIRAQLAFEGIESRITAGGGWNRVVLGPYSTKAAADKALQRLKGAGQSGCIPLAVGG; this is encoded by the coding sequence GTGGCACAAAGAGATTATGTAAGCCGAGGGCGCTCAGGAGCGCGGCGCAAAAGCACCAGCCGGAAAAAACGCAGTGCTCCAGCAGTATCCAAAACCGTGATGGCACTGGCCGTCGCGCTATTAGTGGTATTTGTTGGTGGCCTTTATTTCATTACCCACAATAAGCCGGGCGAGCTTCCGTTACTGCCTAGCCATGATCCGCGCACGGGCAATGGCTTGCCGCCGAAACCCGAAGAACGCTGGCGTTATATTAAAGAGTTGGAAAACCGTCAGATTGGCGTCCCAACACCGACAGAACCCTCTGCCGGTGGCGAAGTTAATTCTAAAACGCAACTGACCAATGAGCAGCGCCAATTGCTTGAACAGATGCAGGCGGATATGCGGCAGCAGCCGACCCAGCTTTCAGAGGTGCCGTATAACGAAGGGATGCAGGTGCCACGTTCTGCGGTGACCATCAAACCCCCGGTCACCAATATACAGCAGCAGCCATTAACGCCACCGCGTCAGACGGTTGCGCCAGTACCAGCACCGCAGACACAAGTGCCGCCGCAGGTCACGACACCACCGCGCACTCAGCAACCGGTGACTCCAGTAGCGCCAGCAGTGACACCGCCGAAACCGGAAAAAGAGAAAGAAAAAGCGCAACGCTGGATGGTGCAATGTGGTTCATTCAAAGCCGCAGATCAGGCGGAATCTATTCGCGCCCAATTGGCATTCGAGGGTATCGAAAGCCGTATTACCGCCGGTGGTGGCTGGAATCGCGTGGTGCTCGGCCCTTACAGCACCAAAGCTGCAGCGGATAAAGCTTTACAGCGTTTGAAAGGTGCGGGCCAATCAGGATGCATTCCCCTCGCAGTTGGGGGTTGA
- the cytR gene encoding DNA-binding transcriptional regulator CytR, which translates to MEHKKEFTMATMKDVAEMAGVSTATVSRALMNPEKVSTITRQKVEQAVLAVGYSPHALSRNIKRNESRTILVIVPDISDPFFADIIQGIEHAAAQQGYLILIGDCAQQPQQERSFVNLIITKQIDGMLLLGSNLPFDASKEEQRNLPPMVMANEFAPELELPTVHIDNLTAAYEAVEYLIRLGHKRIACVAGPENFPLCQYRLQGYIQALRRNGIEVDSNYIIRGDFSYEAGADTFIKLMELPEPPTAIFCHNDVMAIGAMWQAKKMGLRIPQDVSVVGFDDLKLSQYCDPPLTTVAQPRYEIGRQAMLLLLEQLQGHPVQSGSRLLNTELIVRESTAAPKH; encoded by the coding sequence TTGGAACATAAGAAAGAATTCACGATGGCCACCATGAAGGATGTGGCCGAAATGGCCGGTGTTTCGACTGCGACGGTATCGCGCGCATTGATGAACCCGGAAAAAGTTTCAACAATAACTCGGCAAAAAGTGGAACAAGCTGTTCTGGCTGTCGGTTATTCTCCCCATGCTTTATCTCGCAATATCAAACGTAACGAATCGCGCACTATTCTGGTTATTGTGCCGGATATCAGCGACCCCTTTTTTGCTGACATCATCCAGGGCATTGAACATGCCGCCGCCCAACAAGGCTATCTGATATTAATTGGTGATTGCGCACAACAACCCCAGCAAGAGCGCAGCTTCGTTAACCTAATCATCACCAAGCAAATTGATGGCATGTTGCTGTTAGGCTCCAATCTACCTTTCGATGCCAGCAAAGAAGAACAACGTAATTTACCGCCGATGGTAATGGCAAACGAGTTTGCCCCGGAGCTAGAGCTACCCACCGTCCACATTGATAACCTCACCGCAGCCTATGAAGCGGTAGAATATCTGATTAGATTGGGTCACAAGCGCATTGCCTGTGTTGCCGGGCCTGAAAACTTTCCGCTGTGTCAATATCGGCTACAGGGCTATATCCAGGCGCTACGCCGTAATGGTATCGAGGTCGACAGCAACTATATTATACGCGGCGATTTTAGCTATGAAGCGGGCGCTGACACCTTTATCAAGCTGATGGAGCTGCCGGAACCCCCGACCGCAATATTCTGTCACAATGATGTCATGGCGATCGGCGCGATGTGGCAGGCGAAGAAAATGGGCCTGCGTATCCCACAGGATGTCTCTGTCGTCGGCTTCGACGACTTGAAATTGTCACAGTATTGCGATCCTCCCTTGACCACCGTGGCACAACCACGTTATGAAATTGGTCGGCAAGCCATGTTACTATTACTCGAACAGTTACAAGGGCATCCAGTACAGAGTGGCTCCCGCTTGTTAAATACCGAATTAATTGTCAGGGAAAGTACTGCTGCGCCTAAACACTAG
- the priA gene encoding primosomal protein N': protein MSVVQVALPVPLTRTFDYRLDSAMACPVVGARVSVPFGKRNAIGIVVGISDTSAFPLEQLKAIDTVLDSDSLFPPSLWRILCWATEYYHYPIGEVLFHALPILLRQGKPAKSAPLWQWFATEQGRATPPESLKRAPKQQQALAALLQKPVYRHQVNEMALTESALQTLRSKGLIDLRAQEVATTDWRNGFSVLGERLRLNTEQATAVGAIRSEDTQFAAWLLAGVTGSGKTEVYLSVLENILAQGRQALVLVPEIGLTPQTIARFRERFNAPVEVLHSSLNDSERLSVWLRARNGEAAIVIGTRSALFTPFSRLGVIIIDEEHDSSYKQQEGWRYHARDLAVFRAREEGIPIVMGTATPALETLHNVQMGKYRQLTLSKRAGNAKPAVQHLLDLKGLPLKVGLSQPLLKRMKAHLQADNQVILFLNRRGYAPALLCHECGWIAECQRCDHYYTLHQNHRQLRCHHCDSQRPVPQQCPKCGSTHMVSVGVGTEQLENELAPLFPETPITRIDRDTTSRKGSLEQHLADVHQGGARILIGTQMLAKGHHFPDVTLVTLLDVDGALFSADFRSAERFAQLYTQVSGRAGRAGKQGEVILQTHHPEHPLLQILLQQGYDAFAKQALAERKSVFLPPYTSHIIVRSEDHDNQQSALFLQQLRNLLEASPLKDEALWIMGPVPALQAKRGGRFRWQLLLQHPSRQFLQRLIKTSQPLINTLPQARKVKWTLDVDPIDS, encoded by the coding sequence ATGTCCGTTGTTCAAGTGGCATTACCCGTACCGCTAACTCGCACCTTTGATTACCGCCTCGACAGTGCTATGGCCTGCCCGGTAGTTGGGGCCCGCGTCAGTGTGCCATTTGGTAAACGTAATGCCATTGGAATCGTAGTGGGTATCAGTGATACCAGCGCATTCCCTCTTGAACAACTCAAAGCCATTGATACGGTTTTGGACAGTGACAGCTTATTCCCACCCAGCTTGTGGCGCATTCTGTGTTGGGCAACCGAATATTATCATTATCCGATCGGCGAAGTGCTGTTCCATGCTTTGCCCATCTTATTGCGCCAAGGAAAGCCCGCGAAATCCGCCCCTTTGTGGCAATGGTTTGCCACAGAACAAGGCCGCGCTACGCCGCCGGAAAGCTTAAAACGCGCGCCCAAACAACAACAAGCTCTTGCGGCGTTATTACAAAAACCGGTTTATCGCCATCAAGTAAATGAAATGGCATTAACTGAAAGCGCGCTGCAAACATTGCGTAGCAAAGGGTTGATTGACCTGCGAGCGCAAGAAGTGGCGACCACGGACTGGCGTAATGGGTTTTCGGTGCTGGGCGAACGTCTGCGGCTCAATACCGAGCAAGCTACCGCCGTCGGGGCGATTCGCAGTGAAGATACCCAGTTTGCCGCCTGGCTACTGGCTGGGGTGACCGGCTCCGGCAAGACTGAAGTTTATCTCAGCGTGCTGGAAAATATTCTGGCACAGGGCCGCCAGGCGCTAGTTTTAGTCCCTGAAATTGGCCTAACCCCGCAGACCATTGCCCGTTTTCGCGAGCGTTTTAATGCGCCGGTTGAGGTGCTCCATTCCAGTTTAAACGACAGCGAGCGCTTATCTGTCTGGCTACGGGCGCGAAACGGCGAAGCCGCGATTGTGATTGGGACTCGCTCTGCGCTGTTTACCCCGTTCTCCCGGCTGGGCGTTATCATTATTGATGAAGAGCATGATAGTTCCTATAAACAGCAGGAAGGTTGGCGCTACCACGCCCGAGATTTAGCGGTGTTCCGCGCCCGTGAAGAAGGCATTCCTATTGTGATGGGGACAGCCACTCCCGCGCTGGAAACTTTACATAATGTTCAAATGGGTAAATATCGCCAGCTAACACTGTCAAAACGGGCGGGTAATGCCAAGCCAGCAGTGCAGCACTTACTGGATCTCAAGGGGCTGCCATTAAAAGTTGGCCTTTCTCAGCCGCTGCTAAAACGCATGAAAGCCCATTTGCAAGCCGACAACCAAGTGATTTTGTTTCTCAACCGCCGCGGTTATGCACCTGCTTTGCTGTGCCATGAGTGTGGTTGGATTGCGGAATGCCAGCGCTGTGACCACTATTACACCCTGCATCAGAATCACCGCCAATTACGCTGCCATCATTGCGATAGCCAACGCCCAGTGCCACAACAATGTCCGAAATGCGGCTCGACCCATATGGTCTCCGTGGGTGTCGGTACCGAACAGTTGGAAAACGAATTAGCGCCTTTATTCCCAGAGACCCCGATCACCCGCATTGACCGCGATACCACCAGCCGAAAAGGTTCGCTGGAACAACACCTGGCTGATGTGCATCAAGGGGGGGCGCGGATATTGATTGGTACCCAAATGTTGGCGAAAGGCCACCACTTCCCGGATGTCACTCTGGTGACATTGCTGGATGTCGATGGCGCGTTGTTCTCGGCCGACTTCCGTTCTGCGGAGCGCTTTGCGCAGCTTTACACTCAAGTATCAGGCCGCGCAGGCCGTGCGGGTAAACAAGGCGAAGTCATTTTACAAACTCACCACCCTGAGCACCCGCTGCTGCAAATTCTGCTACAGCAAGGCTACGACGCCTTTGCCAAACAAGCATTGGCGGAGCGAAAAAGCGTATTTTTACCGCCCTATACCAGCCATATCATTGTGCGCAGTGAAGACCATGATAATCAGCAATCAGCGCTGTTTTTGCAGCAATTACGCAATTTGTTGGAAGCCAGCCCACTGAAAGACGAGGCATTATGGATTATGGGGCCGGTTCCGGCGTTACAGGCTAAGCGCGGCGGGCGCTTCCGCTGGCAATTACTGTTGCAGCACCCCTCACGGCAATTCCTGCAACGGCTGATTAAAACCTCTCAGCCACTTATCAATACTTTGCCGCAAGCACGGAAAGTGAAGTGGACATTAGATGTTGACCCAATAGACAGCTAA
- the rpmE gene encoding 50S ribosomal protein L31 — protein sequence MKKGIHPKYDLVTASCSCGNVIKINSTVGHDLNLDVCGECHPFYTGKQRDVATGGRVDRFNKRFSVPGATKA from the coding sequence ATGAAAAAAGGTATCCACCCTAAATACGATTTAGTTACTGCTTCTTGTTCTTGCGGTAACGTTATCAAGATCAACTCAACTGTTGGTCATGACCTGAATCTGGACGTGTGCGGCGAATGCCACCCGTTCTACACTGGCAAGCAGCGTGATGTTGCGACCGGTGGCCGTGTTGACCGCTTTAACAAGCGTTTCAGCGTGCCGGGTGCGACTAAAGCATAA
- the metJ gene encoding met regulon transcriptional regulator MetJ — protein sequence MAEWNGEYVSPYAEHGKKSEQVKKITVSIPLKVLKILTDERTRRQVNNLRHATNSELLCEAFLHAFTGQPLPNDEDLRKERSDEIPEAAKILMRELGVDPDTWEY from the coding sequence ATGGCTGAGTGGAACGGCGAGTATGTCAGCCCTTACGCTGAACACGGTAAGAAAAGCGAACAGGTCAAAAAAATTACGGTATCCATTCCGCTGAAGGTGTTAAAAATCCTCACCGATGAACGGACCCGCCGTCAGGTGAATAACCTGCGCCACGCCACCAACAGTGAATTGTTGTGTGAGGCTTTTTTGCATGCATTTACCGGCCAGCCGCTGCCGAATGACGAAGATCTGCGTAAAGAGCGCAGTGATGAAATCCCGGAAGCTGCAAAGATTTTAATGCGTGAGTTGGGTGTTGATCCCGATACCTGGGAATATTGA